A genomic stretch from Achromobacter spanius includes:
- a CDS encoding efflux RND transporter periplasmic adaptor subunit, whose protein sequence is MWRSAAVLTLTASALTLAACGKKQDAPQAGKPQVTVVTLATQPVSLTTELPGRTSPFRVAEVRPQVNGIVQKRLFTEGGEVKAGQQLYQIDPALYQASVDSQKAALARAQAQQKTAALLAERYKPLVATRAVSQQTYDNAVASRDQAAADVLSAKAALDTARINLVYTKVLSPIAGIIGRSSVTEGALVTANQTAALASVQQIDPIYVDVTQSSVQLLRLQDALASGQLKRADGEQAALVTLTLEDGSQYKQSGKLQFSEVTVDPGTGSITLRAVFPNPDRRLLPGMFVRARLADGVAADGLLVPQRGVTRNQRGLPTALVVNAKNQVELRELKTDRAIGDKWLVTDGLAAGDKVIVEGLQMVRPGVEVVATEAGAKAQQPQAANAAPAKQ, encoded by the coding sequence CGCGGCAGTGCTCACGCTGACGGCATCGGCTCTCACCCTGGCCGCTTGCGGCAAGAAGCAAGACGCACCGCAGGCGGGCAAACCGCAGGTCACCGTGGTGACCTTGGCCACGCAGCCTGTTTCCCTGACCACCGAATTGCCGGGCCGCACCTCGCCGTTTCGCGTGGCCGAAGTCCGGCCGCAGGTGAACGGCATCGTGCAAAAGCGCCTGTTCACCGAGGGCGGCGAGGTCAAGGCCGGCCAGCAGCTTTATCAGATCGACCCCGCGCTGTACCAGGCCAGCGTCGACAGCCAGAAGGCGGCGTTGGCCCGCGCCCAGGCGCAGCAGAAGACGGCTGCCTTGCTGGCCGAACGCTACAAACCGCTGGTGGCCACGCGCGCCGTCAGCCAGCAGACCTACGACAACGCCGTGGCCTCCCGCGACCAGGCCGCCGCCGATGTGCTGTCGGCCAAGGCCGCGCTGGATACGGCGCGCATCAACCTGGTCTACACCAAGGTGCTGTCGCCCATTGCAGGCATCATCGGCCGTTCGTCGGTGACCGAAGGCGCGCTGGTCACGGCCAACCAGACCGCGGCGCTGGCGTCGGTGCAGCAGATTGACCCGATCTACGTCGACGTGACCCAGTCCAGCGTGCAACTGCTGCGCTTGCAGGACGCACTGGCCAGCGGCCAGTTGAAGCGTGCCGACGGCGAACAGGCCGCGCTGGTCACGCTGACGCTGGAAGACGGCTCGCAATACAAGCAGAGCGGCAAGCTCCAGTTCTCGGAAGTCACGGTGGACCCGGGCACGGGTTCCATCACGCTGCGCGCGGTGTTCCCCAACCCCGACCGTCGCCTCTTGCCCGGCATGTTCGTGCGTGCGCGGCTGGCTGACGGCGTGGCCGCCGACGGCTTGCTGGTGCCGCAACGCGGCGTGACGCGCAACCAGCGCGGCTTGCCGACGGCGCTGGTCGTCAACGCCAAGAACCAGGTGGAACTGCGTGAACTGAAGACCGACCGCGCCATTGGCGACAAGTGGCTGGTTACCGACGGCCTGGCCGCCGGCGACAAGGTCATCGTGGAAGGCCTGCAGATGGTGCGTCCGGGCGTTGAAGTCGTCGCCACCGAAGCCGGCGCCAAGGCGCAGCAGCCCCAGGCGGCCAATGCCGCCCCGGCCAAGCAGTAA
- a CDS encoding efflux RND transporter permease subunit, translating into MAKFFIDRPVFAWVIAIVLMMAGALSILQLPVSQYPNIAPPAIGIAVTYPGASAQTVQDTVVQVIEQQMNGLDGLQYISSESNSDGSMSITLTFKQGTNPDTAQVQVQNKLSLAQPLLPQEVQQQGIRVTKATKNFLMVAGFVSTDGSMTRDDLADYVASYIQDPISRTQGVGDFQLFGSQYAMRIWLDPAKLVNYGLTTVDVVSAIKEQNVQVSSGQLGGLPSVRGQQLNATIIGPSRLEKPEDFGQILLKVNTDGSQVRLRDVSRIELGGQTYAIDSYYNGNPAAGLAIKLAPGANALDTAQAVRDTINNLKPYFPQGMDVVYPYDTTPFVSLSIHEVFKTLVEAIILVFLVMYLFLQNFRATIIPTLAVPVVLLGTFGVLAAFGYSINTLTMFGMVLAIGLLVDDAIVVVENVERVMAEEGLTPKQATRKSMSQITGALIGIAMVLAAVFVPMAFFGGSTGVIYRQFSITIVSSMVLSVLVAIVFTPALCATLLKPIPKGHHGSKRGFFGWFNRAFERSSNGYANTVARGLNRTKRLMIVYLALVIAMGWLFTRIPTAFLPGEDQGILFAQIQTPAGATAEATKAVIDDATKYLLTEEKDAVTSVFAVNGFNFGGRGQNASILFIKLRDWEERGDARLKAAAVAGRANAHFAKTERRAQLFVVPPPSVMELGNVTGFDFQLMDRAGVGHEKLLAARNQLLGEAAKSPVLVGVRPNGIEDAPQYQLDIDREKARALGVAVSDINSTLATAWGSSYVNDFIDRGRVKKVFAQGEASSRMLPDDLNKWYVRNSAGDMVPFSAFSKATWSFGPQKLNRYNGVPSYNIQGQAAPGYSSGAAMEEMERLAAKLPVGVGFEWTGLSFEERLSGSQAPALYAISLIVVFLCLAALYESWSIPTAVMLVVPLGIIGVLLATLARGLSNDVYFQVGLLTTVGLAAKNAILIVEFAKEHFESGASLTESAIHAARQRLRPILMTSLAFILGVTPLAISSGAGSGSQNAIGTGVIGGMLTGTFLAIFFVPAFFVIMLRVFKVKRISENQDKHDASANGSKDVSAEGQP; encoded by the coding sequence ATGGCAAAGTTTTTTATCGATAGGCCGGTTTTTGCCTGGGTGATCGCGATCGTGCTGATGATGGCCGGTGCGCTGTCCATCCTGCAATTGCCGGTCTCGCAGTATCCCAACATCGCGCCGCCCGCCATCGGCATCGCGGTGACCTACCCGGGCGCGTCCGCGCAGACCGTGCAGGACACCGTGGTGCAGGTCATCGAACAGCAGATGAACGGCCTGGACGGCTTGCAGTACATCTCGTCGGAAAGCAATTCCGACGGCAGCATGTCCATCACGCTGACCTTCAAGCAGGGCACCAACCCGGATACGGCGCAGGTGCAGGTGCAGAACAAGCTATCGCTGGCGCAGCCGCTCTTGCCGCAGGAAGTGCAGCAGCAGGGCATACGCGTGACCAAGGCCACCAAGAACTTCCTGATGGTGGCGGGCTTTGTGTCCACCGACGGCTCGATGACCCGCGACGACCTGGCCGACTACGTGGCCTCGTACATTCAAGACCCCATCAGCCGCACGCAAGGCGTGGGCGACTTCCAGCTGTTCGGCTCGCAGTACGCGATGCGTATCTGGCTGGACCCCGCCAAGCTCGTGAACTACGGGCTGACCACGGTGGACGTGGTGTCGGCGATCAAGGAACAGAACGTGCAGGTGTCGTCCGGCCAGTTGGGCGGCCTGCCTTCCGTGCGTGGGCAGCAGTTGAACGCCACCATCATCGGGCCGTCGCGCCTGGAGAAGCCGGAAGACTTCGGCCAGATCCTGCTCAAGGTCAATACCGATGGTTCACAAGTGCGTTTGCGCGATGTCTCGCGCATTGAGCTGGGCGGGCAGACCTACGCCATCGACAGCTACTACAACGGCAACCCGGCCGCGGGTCTGGCGATCAAGCTGGCGCCGGGCGCCAACGCGCTGGATACGGCGCAGGCGGTGCGCGACACCATCAACAATCTGAAGCCATACTTCCCGCAGGGCATGGACGTCGTGTATCCGTACGACACGACGCCGTTCGTCAGCCTGTCGATTCATGAAGTGTTCAAGACGCTGGTGGAAGCCATCATCCTGGTCTTCCTGGTGATGTACCTGTTTCTGCAGAACTTCCGCGCCACCATCATCCCCACGCTGGCCGTGCCGGTGGTGCTGCTGGGCACGTTCGGCGTGCTGGCCGCGTTTGGTTATTCCATCAATACCTTGACGATGTTCGGCATGGTGCTGGCCATTGGCCTGTTGGTGGACGACGCGATCGTGGTGGTGGAAAACGTGGAGCGCGTGATGGCCGAAGAGGGCTTGACGCCCAAGCAGGCCACCCGCAAGTCCATGAGCCAGATCACCGGCGCGCTGATCGGCATTGCCATGGTGCTGGCCGCCGTGTTCGTCCCCATGGCGTTCTTTGGCGGTTCCACGGGCGTGATCTATCGCCAGTTCTCCATCACGATCGTGTCGTCGATGGTGCTGTCGGTGCTGGTCGCCATCGTCTTCACCCCGGCCTTGTGCGCCACTTTGCTCAAGCCCATTCCCAAGGGCCATCACGGTTCCAAGCGGGGCTTCTTCGGCTGGTTCAACCGCGCGTTCGAACGCAGCAGCAACGGTTACGCCAACACCGTTGCGCGCGGGCTGAACCGCACCAAGCGTCTGATGATCGTGTACCTGGCCCTGGTCATTGCCATGGGCTGGTTGTTCACGCGTATTCCCACCGCCTTCCTGCCGGGCGAGGACCAGGGCATTTTGTTCGCCCAGATCCAGACGCCCGCCGGCGCCACCGCCGAAGCCACCAAGGCCGTCATCGACGACGCCACCAAGTACCTGCTGACCGAAGAAAAGGACGCCGTGACCTCGGTGTTCGCGGTCAACGGTTTCAACTTTGGTGGCCGTGGCCAGAACGCGTCCATCCTGTTCATCAAGCTGCGTGACTGGGAAGAGCGCGGCGACGCCCGGCTGAAGGCGGCCGCCGTGGCGGGGCGCGCCAACGCGCACTTCGCCAAGACCGAGCGCCGCGCGCAATTGTTCGTGGTGCCACCGCCATCGGTGATGGAACTGGGCAACGTCACCGGCTTTGACTTCCAGCTGATGGACCGCGCCGGCGTGGGCCATGAAAAGCTGCTTGCCGCGCGCAACCAGTTGCTGGGTGAAGCCGCCAAGAGCCCGGTGCTGGTGGGCGTGCGCCCCAACGGCATCGAAGACGCGCCGCAGTACCAACTGGACATCGACCGCGAGAAAGCGCGCGCGCTGGGCGTGGCCGTGTCCGACATCAACAGCACGCTGGCCACCGCCTGGGGTTCGTCATACGTCAACGACTTCATTGACCGTGGCCGCGTGAAGAAGGTGTTCGCGCAGGGCGAGGCATCATCGCGCATGCTGCCGGACGACCTGAACAAATGGTATGTGCGCAACAGCGCGGGTGACATGGTGCCGTTCTCGGCATTCTCGAAGGCCACGTGGAGCTTCGGCCCACAAAAGCTGAACCGCTATAACGGCGTGCCGTCCTACAACATCCAGGGCCAGGCGGCGCCGGGCTACAGCTCGGGCGCGGCCATGGAAGAAATGGAAAGGCTGGCGGCCAAGCTGCCGGTGGGCGTGGGCTTTGAATGGACGGGGCTGTCGTTTGAAGAGCGCTTGTCGGGCTCGCAGGCGCCGGCGCTGTACGCGATTTCCTTGATCGTGGTGTTCCTGTGCCTGGCCGCCTTGTATGAAAGCTGGTCCATCCCGACGGCGGTCATGCTGGTGGTGCCGCTGGGCATTATCGGCGTGCTGCTGGCGACGCTGGCGCGCGGGCTGTCCAACGACGTGTACTTCCAGGTGGGGCTGTTGACCACGGTGGGGCTGGCGGCCAAAAACGCCATCCTGATCGTGGAGTTCGCCAAGGAACACTTCGAGTCCGGTGCAAGCCTGACGGAATCGGCCATCCACGCCGCCCGCCAACGCCTGCGTCCCATCCTGATGACGTCGCTGGCGTTCATCCTGGGCGTGACGCCGCTGGCGATCTCGTCGGGCGCCGGGTCGGGCAGCCAGAACGCCATCGGCACGGGCGTGATCGGCGGCATGCTGACCGGCACGTTCCTGGCCATCTTCTTTGTTCCGGCCTTCTTCGTGATCATGCTGCGCGTGTTCAAGGTCAAGCGCATCAGCGAAAACCAAGACAAGCACGATGCCAGCGCCAACGGCTCGAAGGACGTGTCCGCCGAGGGGCAACCATAA
- the adeC gene encoding AdeC/AdeK/OprM family multidrug efflux complex outer membrane factor, with product MKLQMRTLLSVSLAAALAGCSLAPTYERPDAPVSATYPTGPAYKADGSNAALGMSTADIGWRDFFSDPLLQQLIELSLENNRDLRVAALNVEAARAQYRIQRADLLPSVGVAGQESAQRTPADLSASGRATTSRSYQVGAAMSAWELDLFGRIRSLSDQALESYLALDETRTATQLTLIAEVANAYLTLRADQELLSLTRDTLTSQEDSFKLTQQSYDQGLSTALDLSQAEVSLRTAQRNLSQYTRQAAQDRNALTLLVGQPMSPEIVAALDQAVKLDDSMLPTTLPAGLPSDLLARRPDIRAAEHQLKGANANIGAARAAFFPTISLTGQAGTASASLGGLFEGGSGAWSFVPQITVPIFAGGSLQAGLDLAKVQKNIQVAQYEKSIQTGFREVADALAGRGTLDDQIEAQRLLVNANQRAYDVSDQRFRQGIDDYLSVLDSQRSLYTSQQALVDTRLARLSNLVTLYKVLGGGWTERTVAAQTAPAVPVTGS from the coding sequence ATGAAACTTCAGATGAGAACCTTGTTGTCTGTTTCCCTGGCGGCGGCCCTGGCGGGCTGCTCGCTGGCCCCTACCTATGAACGGCCGGACGCGCCGGTCAGCGCAACTTATCCCACCGGCCCGGCCTACAAGGCGGACGGTTCCAATGCGGCGTTGGGGATGTCCACAGCCGATATTGGCTGGCGTGATTTTTTCAGCGACCCGCTGCTGCAACAGTTGATTGAACTGTCTCTGGAGAACAACCGCGACCTGCGCGTGGCGGCCTTGAATGTGGAGGCGGCGCGTGCGCAGTACCGCATCCAGCGCGCCGACCTGCTGCCCAGCGTGGGCGTGGCCGGCCAGGAATCCGCCCAGCGCACTCCGGCGGACCTGTCCGCCAGCGGCCGCGCCACCACCAGCCGCAGCTACCAGGTGGGCGCCGCCATGTCGGCGTGGGAACTGGACTTGTTCGGCCGCATCCGCAGCCTGAGCGACCAGGCGCTGGAGTCCTATCTGGCGCTGGACGAAACGCGTACGGCCACGCAGTTGACGTTGATTGCCGAAGTGGCCAACGCCTACCTGACGCTGCGCGCCGACCAGGAATTGCTGAGCCTGACGCGCGACACGCTCACGAGCCAGGAAGATTCCTTCAAGCTCACGCAGCAAAGCTATGACCAGGGCCTGTCAACCGCGCTGGACTTGAGCCAGGCGGAAGTGTCGCTGCGCACGGCCCAGCGCAACCTGTCGCAATACACGCGCCAGGCCGCGCAGGACCGCAATGCGTTGACGCTGCTGGTGGGCCAGCCCATGTCCCCCGAGATTGTCGCGGCGCTGGACCAGGCGGTGAAGCTGGACGACAGCATGCTGCCGACCACCTTGCCCGCCGGCCTGCCGTCCGACCTGCTGGCGCGCCGCCCGGACATCCGTGCGGCCGAGCATCAGCTTAAAGGCGCCAACGCCAATATCGGCGCGGCGCGCGCGGCGTTCTTTCCCACCATCAGCCTGACCGGCCAGGCGGGTACCGCCAGCGCCAGCTTGGGCGGCTTGTTCGAAGGCGGTTCGGGCGCCTGGAGCTTCGTGCCCCAGATCACCGTGCCGATCTTCGCCGGCGGTTCGTTGCAGGCGGGGCTGGATTTGGCCAAGGTGCAAAAGAACATCCAGGTGGCGCAGTACGAAAAGTCCATCCAGACGGGGTTCCGCGAAGTGGCGGACGCCCTGGCCGGGCGCGGCACGCTGGACGACCAGATTGAAGCGCAGCGCTTGCTGGTGAATGCCAATCAGCGCGCCTACGACGTGTCGGACCAGCGTTTCCGCCAGGGTATCGACGACTACCTGAGCGTGCTGGATTCGCAGCGTTCGTTGTATACGTCGCAGCAGGCCTTGGTGGATACGCGCCTGGCGCGCTTGTCGAATCTGGTTACCTTGTACAAGGTGCTGGGCGGCGGCTGGACCGAACGCACGGTGGCGGCGCAGACGGCGCCGGCCGTGCCGGTCACGGGGTCGTAA
- a CDS encoding GlsB/YeaQ/YmgE family stress response membrane protein, translated as MSIIIMIIVGFIVGLIARAIMPGDQNMGIIMTTILGIVGAVVAGFLGQTMGWYAEGEPAGWIASVIGAIIVLFVVGMIARKRT; from the coding sequence ATGAGCATTATCATCATGATCATCGTCGGGTTCATCGTGGGCTTGATCGCCCGCGCCATCATGCCCGGAGACCAGAACATGGGGATCATCATGACCACCATCCTGGGCATCGTTGGCGCCGTGGTGGCCGGGTTCCTGGGACAGACGATGGGTTGGTATGCGGAAGGCGAACCCGCGGGCTGGATCGCGTCAGTGATAGGCGCCATCATCGTGCTGTTCGTGGTTGGCATGATCGCCCGCAAGCGCACTTGA
- a CDS encoding SCO family protein, with protein MRHLITGRAWRGLLLALCVFLAACGDRNADWTLYNVKGHLPDLKFSLPGAGGKTISSDDLKGKTVMLFFGYASCPDICPTTMAQLTAVLQNLGDKAKNVRIVFVSVDPHRDTPDILQAYVNAFNNSAIGVTGNEKQVADLARRYRVAYQIEKPRPGDDADMYEVTHSRGVYIFDKDGHARLLASDTDSVEALTKDVRQLIDITS; from the coding sequence ATGCGACACCTCATTACCGGCCGCGCCTGGCGCGGTCTGCTGTTGGCTCTGTGTGTGTTTCTTGCCGCCTGCGGCGATCGGAACGCGGACTGGACGCTCTACAACGTCAAGGGCCACCTGCCCGACCTGAAATTCTCGCTGCCCGGCGCGGGCGGCAAAACCATCAGCAGCGACGACCTCAAGGGCAAGACGGTGATGCTGTTCTTCGGCTACGCCAGTTGTCCCGACATCTGCCCCACCACCATGGCGCAACTGACCGCCGTGCTGCAAAACCTGGGCGACAAGGCCAAGAACGTGCGCATCGTGTTCGTCAGCGTCGATCCGCACCGCGATACGCCCGACATCCTGCAGGCCTATGTCAATGCCTTCAACAACAGCGCCATCGGCGTGACCGGTAACGAAAAACAGGTGGCGGACCTGGCCCGCCGCTACCGCGTGGCCTACCAGATTGAAAAGCCGCGCCCCGGCGACGACGCCGACATGTACGAAGTGACGCACAGCCGCGGCGTATACATTTTCGACAAGGACGGCCATGCGCGCCTGCTGGCGTCCGACACCGACAGCGTCGAAGCCCTGACCAAAGACGTCCGCCAATTGATCGACATTACGTCCTGA
- a CDS encoding methyltransferase domain-containing protein → MAFRYPYYPVVIDILRSRGAEQVLDAPCGVGWLGEALSAGGGGQVTGDGGQKAGDGGQVASDGGQKAEVGGQVASDGGPVAKGGGQVAVDGVGLWEFPPASAGYRSVTEHDLDTPLSVAKAYDAVVCCEAIHLMTSPGVMLQSLHDALRPGGTVIITTPNTWNMRSRLQFLMRGFHSGFRPMVGRKRGEDYITYFPWSFPQLHLLLSHYGFVDITLHEVDEPKPKRMLEHVLAVPSRFYYRRRVKRAEDADIRGFWKQAGSSQSVHGRWLVVSARRAA, encoded by the coding sequence ATGGCCTTTCGTTACCCGTATTACCCGGTGGTCATCGATATCTTGCGCTCGCGGGGTGCCGAGCAGGTGCTGGACGCGCCTTGCGGCGTGGGCTGGTTGGGTGAGGCGCTGTCCGCAGGAGGCGGCGGGCAAGTAACCGGTGACGGCGGGCAAAAGGCCGGTGACGGCGGGCAAGTGGCTAGTGATGGCGGGCAAAAGGCCGAAGTCGGCGGGCAAGTGGCTAGTGATGGCGGGCCGGTAGCCAAAGGCGGCGGACAAGTAGCCGTTGACGGCGTGGGCCTATGGGAATTCCCGCCGGCCAGCGCGGGATACCGATCGGTGACCGAACACGATCTGGATACGCCGCTGAGCGTGGCCAAGGCCTATGACGCGGTGGTCTGCTGCGAGGCGATTCATCTGATGACGAGTCCGGGCGTGATGCTGCAAAGTTTGCACGATGCGCTGCGCCCCGGGGGCACCGTGATCATCACCACGCCGAATACCTGGAACATGCGGTCAAGGCTGCAGTTTCTGATGCGCGGCTTCCATTCCGGTTTCCGACCCATGGTGGGGCGCAAGCGGGGCGAGGACTACATCACGTATTTCCCATGGAGCTTTCCGCAACTGCATTTGCTGTTGTCGCACTACGGTTTCGTGGATATCACGCTGCACGAGGTTGATGAACCGAAACCGAAGCGGATGTTGGAACATGTGCTGGCGGTGCCGTCACGGTTTTATTATCGACGGCGTGTGAAGCGGGCAGAGGATGCGGATATTCGCGGGTTCTGGAAGCAAGCGGGGTCCAGCCAGTCGGTGCATGGAAGGTGGTTGGTGGTGTCGGCGCGGCGTGCTGCTTGA
- a CDS encoding IS110 family transposase, translating into MQTSQSFFGVDVGKSEVVVAMHGAAKPLTRAVKNSTTGLEKWLQTLPSGSVLAMESTGGYERLLADLAYERGLRVYVLNPKALHHYAKSQAQRGKTDRLDAVMIARYVALEHERLHSYEPCPEHIERLSQIQRLRKVAVTTRTRLRLSSDRHKHVGSQAQVQQALDALAQLADALEREMLDQIAAEPALTDDFNLITSITGVGKLTGAALVTAFARIPFASSDAVVAYAGLDPRPKESGAYKGLRKLSKQGDAALRSLAYNAASSASRTAAFKPLYAALRAKGWASTQALNIIARKLLRIAFGVWKSRKPFDVNLFMVSQACAKP; encoded by the coding sequence ATGCAAACGTCTCAATCTTTCTTTGGTGTGGATGTGGGGAAATCCGAGGTTGTTGTGGCGATGCACGGGGCGGCCAAGCCGTTGACCCGAGCCGTCAAAAACTCAACGACTGGCTTGGAAAAATGGTTGCAAACGCTGCCGTCCGGAAGCGTTCTTGCCATGGAGTCCACCGGTGGCTACGAGCGCCTGTTGGCCGACCTGGCATATGAGCGTGGACTGCGCGTCTATGTGCTGAACCCCAAGGCCTTGCACCATTACGCCAAGTCGCAGGCTCAACGGGGCAAGACCGACCGACTCGACGCTGTCATGATTGCGCGTTACGTGGCGCTCGAGCACGAGCGGTTGCATAGCTACGAACCTTGCCCGGAGCACATCGAGCGCCTGAGTCAGATCCAACGCTTACGCAAGGTGGCGGTCACGACGCGCACGAGGCTGCGCCTGTCCAGCGATCGGCACAAACACGTGGGCTCGCAAGCTCAGGTCCAGCAAGCGTTGGATGCCTTGGCGCAGTTGGCAGATGCTCTTGAGCGCGAAATGCTCGATCAGATCGCTGCCGAACCCGCCTTGACCGACGACTTCAACTTAATCACCAGCATTACCGGCGTGGGAAAGCTGACTGGGGCCGCACTGGTGACGGCCTTCGCCCGCATCCCGTTCGCCTCCTCGGACGCAGTGGTGGCCTACGCGGGGCTGGACCCCAGGCCCAAGGAGTCTGGCGCCTACAAAGGCCTGCGTAAACTCAGCAAGCAAGGCGATGCGGCCCTGAGAAGCCTTGCCTACAACGCGGCATCCTCAGCAAGCCGAACAGCTGCCTTCAAACCCCTCTACGCAGCGTTACGAGCCAAGGGCTGGGCCTCAACGCAGGCATTAAACATCATCGCCAGAAAACTCCTACGCATCGCCTTCGGCGTATGGAAATCGCGCAAACCCTTCGATGTAAACCTCTTTATGGTCAGCCAAGCTTGCGCCAAACCATAG
- a CDS encoding M3 family metallopeptidase has protein sequence MTQNPLLAPVSDLVDYAAVKPGHIVPAVEELLGIARQAVDHAADSALAPTWEAVVEPLDTASERLWRAWSVAGHLNAVVNTPELREAYNAALPLITEFSTWVGLHEGLYRQYQRLAAAPDFASWSPVRRRIVEMALRDFRLSGVELQGADRERYAQISDREAQASQKFSENVLDAIDAWSLLVDDESRLAGIPADVLSAARAAAEEDGKPGWKLTLKMPCYLPVMQYAQDRALREALYRGYGTVASEQGEAKFDNSPLIEELLSLRAEESGLLGLGTYASLRLQTRMARDAREVTEFLRDLAKRAKPFAQRDLAELKAYATGELGLDELQPWDVAFASERLRESRYAYSEDEVKQYFTEPRVLAGLFDVIEKLFDVRLTETPVSTWHSDARGVRVERPDGGLIGYLYLDLYARSGKQSGAWVDSERARRVVAGQVQTPVVYLTCNFSRPNGDRAAVLTHDDVITLFHETGHALHALLSEVDEPGAAAFASVEWDAIELPSQFMENFCWEWAVVQKLSAHVDTGEPLPRALYDRLVAARNYQSGMQAVRQIEFALFDMLMHDRAKGASISEVLALLQEVRQEVAVLFPPSWHRLPHAFSHLFAGGYGAGYYSYKWAEVLSADAYEAFEEAAAKQPDNALGTLDPETGARFRREVLAVGGSRPAADSFAAFRGRPPRIDALLRHSGMSGT, from the coding sequence ATGACCCAGAATCCTCTGCTTGCCCCTGTCTCCGACCTGGTCGATTATGCGGCCGTCAAGCCGGGGCATATTGTCCCGGCCGTGGAAGAACTGCTGGGCATCGCCCGCCAAGCGGTCGACCATGCCGCTGATTCCGCGCTGGCGCCCACCTGGGAAGCCGTGGTGGAACCGCTGGACACCGCGTCCGAACGCCTGTGGCGTGCCTGGTCGGTGGCTGGCCACCTGAACGCGGTAGTCAACACGCCGGAACTGCGCGAAGCCTATAACGCCGCGCTGCCGCTCATTACCGAATTTTCCACCTGGGTCGGGCTGCACGAAGGCCTGTACCGGCAGTACCAGCGCCTGGCCGCTGCCCCCGATTTTGCGTCGTGGTCGCCCGTGCGCCGCCGCATCGTCGAGATGGCGCTGCGCGACTTCCGCTTGAGCGGCGTGGAACTGCAAGGCGCCGACCGCGAGCGCTATGCGCAAATCTCCGACCGCGAAGCCCAGGCATCACAGAAGTTTTCCGAAAACGTGCTGGACGCCATCGACGCCTGGTCCTTGCTGGTAGACGATGAATCCCGCCTGGCCGGCATCCCCGCCGACGTCCTGTCAGCCGCCCGCGCCGCCGCCGAAGAAGACGGCAAGCCGGGTTGGAAGCTGACCCTGAAAATGCCGTGCTACCTGCCCGTGATGCAGTACGCGCAAGATCGCGCCTTGCGCGAAGCGCTGTACCGTGGCTACGGCACCGTTGCTTCCGAACAAGGCGAAGCCAAGTTCGACAATTCTCCGCTGATCGAAGAACTGCTGTCCCTGCGCGCCGAGGAATCCGGCTTGCTGGGCCTGGGCACCTACGCATCGCTGCGCCTGCAAACCCGCATGGCTCGCGACGCCCGCGAAGTCACCGAATTCCTGCGCGACCTGGCCAAGCGCGCCAAGCCGTTCGCGCAGCGTGACCTGGCCGAACTCAAGGCCTACGCCACCGGCGAACTGGGCCTGGACGAGCTGCAACCCTGGGACGTGGCCTTCGCCTCGGAACGCCTGCGCGAATCGCGCTATGCGTATTCCGAAGATGAAGTGAAGCAGTACTTCACCGAACCCCGCGTGCTGGCTGGCCTGTTCGACGTCATTGAAAAACTGTTCGACGTGCGCCTGACCGAAACGCCCGTCTCCACCTGGCACAGCGACGCACGCGGCGTGCGCGTGGAACGCCCGGACGGCGGCTTGATCGGTTATCTGTACCTGGATCTGTATGCGCGTTCGGGCAAGCAAAGCGGGGCCTGGGTGGATAGCGAACGCGCTCGCCGCGTGGTGGCGGGGCAGGTGCAGACGCCGGTTGTCTACCTGACCTGCAACTTCTCGCGCCCCAACGGCGACCGCGCTGCCGTACTCACGCACGACGATGTCATCACGCTATTCCACGAAACCGGCCATGCGCTGCACGCGCTGTTGTCGGAAGTGGACGAACCCGGCGCGGCGGCCTTCGCCAGCGTGGAGTGGGACGCCATCGAATTGCCCTCGCAGTTCATGGAGAACTTCTGCTGGGAATGGGCGGTGGTGCAGAAGCTGTCGGCACACGTGGACACGGGCGAACCGCTGCCGCGCGCGCTGTACGATCGCCTGGTCGCGGCGCGCAATTACCAAAGCGGCATGCAGGCCGTGCGCCAGATTGAATTCGCGCTGTTCGACATGCTGATGCACGACCGCGCCAAGGGTGCATCCATTTCGGAAGTGCTGGCACTGCTGCAGGAAGTGCGCCAGGAAGTGGCGGTGCTGTTCCCGCCGTCGTGGCACCGCCTGCCCCACGCGTTCTCGCATCTGTTCGCGGGCGGCTACGGCGCGGGTTACTACAGCTACAAGTGGGCCGAAGTGCTGTCGGCGGATGCTTACGAGGCCTTCGAAGAAGCCGCCGCCAAGCAGCCCGACAACGCGCTGGGCACGCTGGACCCGGAAACCGGCGCCCGCTTCCGCCGCGAAGTCCTGGCCGTAGGCGGCTCGCGCCCCGCCGCCGATTCCTTCGCCGCCTTCCGCGGCCGCCCCCCCCGCATCGACGCCCTGCTGCGCCACAGCGGCATGAGCGGCACGTAA